The following proteins are encoded in a genomic region of Sneathiella marina:
- a CDS encoding GntR family transcriptional regulator: MSTSRANELLPVLEQEIVTGTLPPGTRLDETILAERFGVSRTPVREALNRLSATGLIEIRPRRGAIVAEISVQDLMNMFEVMAELEATCAKLAARRITPEEKKALLKAHQACDSLASGEEHDLYYERNTHMHNLIYQASHNAFLEKQTKDLRQRLSPHRRLQVRIPGRMISSSSEHDALVTAILNGNSTLAEKLTRDHVTIQGERFTDFLATLPAHYLRNSA; this comes from the coding sequence ATGTCGACTTCGCGCGCTAACGAACTCTTGCCTGTCTTGGAACAGGAAATTGTGACAGGAACTTTGCCACCTGGGACACGTTTGGATGAAACCATTCTCGCCGAACGATTTGGTGTCTCCCGGACGCCGGTCCGTGAAGCCTTGAACAGGCTTTCGGCCACTGGACTAATCGAAATCCGGCCACGTCGAGGGGCAATCGTCGCTGAGATATCTGTCCAAGACCTAATGAATATGTTCGAAGTAATGGCAGAGCTTGAGGCAACTTGCGCCAAACTGGCCGCACGACGCATTACCCCCGAAGAGAAAAAAGCTCTCTTGAAAGCACATCAGGCATGTGATTCACTGGCTAGCGGCGAAGAGCATGACTTATACTATGAACGCAATACCCACATGCATAATTTGATTTATCAGGCAAGCCACAATGCCTTTTTGGAGAAACAAACCAAAGACCTTCGTCAAAGACTGTCCCCGCACCGTCGGTTACAGGTTCGAATTCCTGGACGAATGATTTCTTCATCAAGTGAACATGATGCACTGGTCACGGCTATTCTCAATGGTAATTCTACCCTTGCAGAAAAGCTTACGCGCGATCATGTTACCATTCAGGGAGAGCGTTTTACCGATTTTCTGGCAACGCTCCCTGCGCACTACCTCCGCAACTCAGCTTAG
- a CDS encoding malonyl-CoA decarboxylase — MSPTFVSQIFNSIADTGRELLDLGTGKSRNHSIEGLCRDLLTQKGEASGMALAREAVEVWAGLTEEEQLNFLLFLDNEMSPDQVRIDKAVAAYQMDQSPQNYQYLSAAIEAPRQELMRRINFAPGGTAAIVGMRKNLVGYLNEYPQLKSVDNDLKHLLSSWFNRGFLSLERIDWRTPAVILEKLIEYEAVHEIDGWEDLRRRLDSDRRCFAFFHPALPDEPLIFVEVALVKGLADAVQPLLQQEAERGDPRKADTAIFYSISNCQDGLKGISFGNFLIKQVVAELSTELPNLKHFATLSPVPGFMKWLTSVKGKIGGIPFKEIGAVKSLLRENEWFNNASILDQVKEPLEKLCAHYLVNEKSRERPLDPVARFHLGNGARLEQLNWMGDKSANGLSQSAGLLVNYYYNSKDIERNHEAYANERKVVASSSIQSLAKAGKK; from the coding sequence ATGAGTCCGACATTTGTTTCGCAGATTTTTAACTCGATTGCCGACACCGGACGGGAATTGCTTGACCTGGGAACGGGAAAATCCCGCAACCATAGTATTGAGGGGTTGTGCCGGGATTTATTGACGCAAAAAGGGGAGGCGTCCGGTATGGCGCTTGCCCGTGAAGCGGTCGAGGTTTGGGCAGGGTTGACGGAGGAAGAACAGCTTAATTTCCTGTTGTTTCTCGATAATGAAATGTCACCGGATCAGGTTCGAATTGATAAAGCGGTAGCAGCTTATCAAATGGATCAGAGCCCGCAGAATTACCAATATTTGAGTGCTGCGATTGAGGCGCCCAGGCAAGAGCTTATGCGCAGGATTAACTTTGCGCCGGGTGGGACGGCGGCGATTGTAGGTATGCGAAAGAACCTGGTAGGCTATTTGAACGAATATCCGCAGCTTAAATCTGTCGACAACGACTTGAAGCACCTTCTCAGTTCCTGGTTCAATCGTGGTTTTTTGTCTCTGGAACGGATCGACTGGCGTACCCCAGCAGTTATTTTGGAAAAGCTGATTGAGTACGAAGCAGTTCATGAAATTGACGGATGGGAAGATTTGCGTCGTCGTTTGGATAGTGATCGGCGATGCTTCGCGTTTTTTCATCCAGCCTTGCCGGATGAGCCGTTAATATTCGTTGAAGTTGCTTTGGTTAAAGGGTTGGCAGATGCAGTACAACCTCTTTTACAGCAGGAAGCGGAGCGGGGAGATCCGCGAAAAGCGGATACGGCTATTTTTTACTCCATTAGCAACTGTCAGGATGGCCTGAAAGGCATAAGTTTTGGAAACTTCTTGATTAAACAGGTCGTGGCAGAACTTTCAACAGAACTCCCGAATTTGAAGCATTTCGCTACATTGTCTCCCGTTCCCGGCTTTATGAAATGGCTCACGTCAGTCAAAGGAAAAATTGGCGGTATTCCTTTTAAAGAAATCGGGGCGGTTAAGTCTTTACTTAGGGAAAATGAATGGTTCAACAATGCATCAATCCTTGATCAAGTGAAGGAGCCGCTTGAAAAACTATGTGCACATTATTTAGTGAATGAGAAAAGCCGCGAACGACCGCTCGATCCTGTGGCTCGCTTTCATCTAGGTAATGGCGCTCGGCTGGAGCAACTCAATTGGATGGGGGATAAATCAGCGAACGGTTTGTCTCAGTCCGCAGGATTGCTCGTAAATTATTACTATAATTCGAAAGACATTGAGCGAAATCATGAAGCCTATGCCAACGAAAGAAAAGTGGTGGCGTCCTCTTCTATACAGTCCCTTGCCAAAGCGGGTAAAAAGTAG
- a CDS encoding acyl-CoA dehydrogenase family protein codes for MDEEVAGQIRQTVQQLCQQFPGSYWQQKDRDRAYPSEFVDALTNAGLLSSLIPEEYGGAGLSLSIASMILEEIHANGCNGAACHAQMYTMGTLLRHGSEEQRQQYLPGIASGALRLQAFGVTEPTAGTDTTSISTVAVRDGDEYVVNGQKVWTSRAEYSDLMILLARTTAKDKVTKKSEGLSVFIVDMRDVVGKGMSIHPIRTMINHATTEVFFDNMRIPASSLIGEEGKGFKYILTGMNAERILIASECIGDARWFTETSANYARDRTVFGRPIGQNQGVQFPIARAFAQSRAAALMVKEACALYDAGEPCGAEANMSKMLASEASWAAGEACLQTHGGFGFAEEYDVERKFRETRLYQIAPISTNLVLSFLAEHELGMPRSY; via the coding sequence ATGGATGAAGAGGTCGCTGGACAAATACGGCAAACCGTGCAGCAGCTGTGTCAGCAGTTTCCAGGATCCTATTGGCAACAGAAAGACCGGGATCGGGCATACCCCTCGGAATTTGTCGACGCCCTTACGAATGCCGGTCTTCTTTCTTCATTGATCCCGGAAGAGTATGGGGGCGCCGGCCTTTCTCTTTCGATTGCATCGATGATCCTTGAGGAAATTCACGCCAATGGATGCAATGGTGCTGCTTGCCATGCACAGATGTATACCATGGGAACGCTTCTACGGCATGGCAGCGAAGAACAGCGCCAGCAATATTTGCCGGGGATTGCCAGTGGTGCGTTGCGCCTTCAAGCGTTTGGCGTGACGGAACCCACGGCCGGAACAGATACCACCAGTATTTCAACTGTTGCCGTTCGGGATGGCGATGAATACGTAGTCAATGGTCAGAAAGTCTGGACGTCACGGGCGGAATATTCTGATCTGATGATATTATTGGCGCGCACGACAGCGAAGGACAAGGTGACCAAGAAATCGGAGGGCCTTTCTGTTTTCATTGTCGATATGCGGGACGTCGTGGGGAAGGGAATGTCAATTCATCCCATTCGGACAATGATCAATCATGCAACGACTGAAGTTTTCTTTGATAATATGCGCATTCCTGCCAGCAGCCTTATCGGGGAGGAAGGGAAAGGATTTAAGTATATTCTCACGGGAATGAATGCAGAGCGTATACTTATTGCTTCTGAATGTATTGGCGATGCTCGCTGGTTCACGGAGACTTCGGCGAATTATGCAAGGGACCGTACCGTGTTTGGGCGGCCCATCGGCCAGAATCAAGGTGTTCAATTTCCCATTGCCCGTGCCTTTGCCCAAAGTAGAGCAGCGGCACTGATGGTTAAGGAGGCCTGTGCGTTGTATGATGCGGGAGAGCCTTGCGGTGCCGAGGCCAATATGTCCAAGATGCTGGCATCCGAGGCCTCTTGGGCGGCGGGGGAAGCATGCCTGCAGACCCATGGTGGTTTTGGCTTTGCAGAAGAATATGATGTGGAGCGGAAATTCCGGGAAACCCGGCTCTATCAGATCGCGCCAATTTCAACAAATCTTGTTCTGTCGTTTCTGGCAGAGCATGAGCTGGGAATGCCTCGTTCCTATTAG
- a CDS encoding TRAP transporter small permease subunit, with amino-acid sequence MSSFIQFIQFLSRVFGVFAALLVTSAILVVCQMVVLRYFLNASTAWQTEYVTYAIVAATFLGSPYVLLVKGHVNVDLLPHYLSPGGRKVLALVAAVLALTFCAVLTWQSYEFFFEAYETGWRTDTVWELPLWIPYLPMFVGLLWLCVQYVADIFAVAFNLQEPFAKPDNLLEGE; translated from the coding sequence ATGTCCAGTTTTATCCAATTTATTCAATTTCTTTCAAGGGTGTTCGGGGTATTCGCAGCGTTACTTGTCACCTCTGCCATACTTGTCGTCTGCCAAATGGTTGTTCTACGTTACTTTCTCAATGCGTCAACAGCCTGGCAAACGGAATATGTCACATATGCGATTGTGGCGGCCACGTTTCTGGGTAGTCCTTATGTCCTGCTGGTAAAAGGGCATGTAAATGTCGACTTGCTGCCTCATTACCTGTCGCCGGGAGGGCGAAAGGTGCTGGCTCTTGTTGCAGCAGTATTAGCGCTGACTTTCTGTGCAGTTTTGACCTGGCAGTCTTATGAATTCTTCTTCGAAGCCTATGAGACAGGATGGCGAACAGATACAGTTTGGGAATTGCCCTTATGGATTCCGTACCTACCCATGTTCGTGGGCTTGCTTTGGTTATGTGTGCAATATGTTGCGGATATCTTCGCGGTTGCCTTTAATCTGCAAGAGCCTTTTGCCAAGCCCGATAATCTTCTGGAAGGGGAATAA
- a CDS encoding MaoC/PaaZ C-terminal domain-containing protein — protein sequence MAIDYDKLINWKFDDIEQTYTTKDSILYALGVGVSMDPLDMDQLRFTYEEDMLALPTMSVVLAYPGFFLKQPEFGVDWVKVLHGEQGIEIHKTLPAEGTVVGTTKITEIIDKGEGKGALMYSTREVREKASGDLLATLSSTTFCRGDGGFGGPSVDAPKPHTLPDRAPDSVVELPTLDQAALIYRLSGDFNPLHADPRVAKSAGFEAPILHGLASLGVAGHALVKQACGYNPAKLKSLKLRFSAPVYPGETIVTEMWHDDTVTSFRCRVKERDLVVLNNGRAEIA from the coding sequence ATGGCGATTGACTATGATAAACTTATAAACTGGAAGTTCGATGATATCGAACAGACTTATACGACAAAGGACAGCATTCTTTATGCGTTAGGCGTCGGTGTATCCATGGATCCTCTGGATATGGATCAACTACGCTTCACCTATGAAGAAGACATGTTGGCTTTGCCGACCATGTCTGTTGTGCTTGCCTATCCGGGATTTTTCCTTAAACAACCTGAATTTGGTGTTGATTGGGTGAAAGTTCTGCATGGAGAGCAAGGCATTGAGATCCACAAAACTCTACCTGCTGAGGGAACTGTCGTTGGCACCACGAAAATTACCGAAATCATCGATAAGGGTGAAGGTAAGGGTGCCTTGATGTATTCCACACGCGAAGTTCGGGAAAAAGCGAGTGGTGATCTCTTGGCGACGCTTTCTTCCACAACTTTTTGTCGCGGTGATGGTGGTTTCGGTGGACCGTCAGTCGACGCACCTAAACCTCATACATTACCTGATCGTGCGCCTGATAGTGTTGTTGAGCTTCCAACTTTGGACCAAGCTGCCCTTATCTATCGATTAAGTGGCGATTTCAATCCATTGCATGCGGATCCCCGGGTTGCAAAATCCGCAGGCTTTGAAGCCCCAATCCTACATGGTTTGGCGTCACTTGGCGTTGCAGGACATGCATTGGTGAAACAGGCATGTGGGTATAATCCGGCAAAACTTAAATCATTGAAGTTGCGGTTTTCCGCGCCGGTATATCCGGGGGAAACCATCGTTACGGAAATGTGGCATGACGATACAGTAACGTCTTTCCGATGTCGGGTTAAAGAACGTGACTTGGTAGTTCTGAATAACGGTCGGGCTGAGATAGCCTGA
- a CDS encoding nitroreductase: MKVSTAIETRMTVRQFLPTPVAKETICEILEIAKRAPSGGNLQPWNVHVLVGDPLAALVSDIDEKIGKGIEEEPEYNVYPPELVDPYKTRRRVVGQALYELIGVPRDDLPGKLKQLSRNFRFFDAPVGLFFVMHRQMEIGQYADLGMFMQNIMLLAREYGLHTCPQEAWARWPETLKEHLDLADHEMLFCGLALGFKDESAVINNLVSEREELDNFVTLHGFQ, from the coding sequence GTGAAAGTTTCAACAGCGATTGAGACGCGCATGACAGTGCGTCAATTTTTACCGACACCTGTTGCCAAGGAGACGATCTGTGAAATTCTGGAGATTGCCAAACGAGCTCCTTCGGGTGGCAATCTCCAGCCCTGGAACGTGCATGTGCTGGTCGGTGATCCCTTGGCAGCCCTTGTCAGTGATATCGATGAAAAAATTGGCAAAGGGATTGAGGAAGAACCGGAATATAACGTTTACCCTCCGGAGTTGGTGGATCCCTATAAAACAAGGCGGCGGGTTGTTGGTCAGGCGCTTTACGAACTTATCGGAGTTCCGCGGGATGACTTGCCCGGAAAGCTTAAGCAGCTTTCCCGGAATTTTCGATTTTTTGATGCGCCTGTCGGTCTGTTTTTCGTTATGCACCGCCAAATGGAAATCGGACAGTATGCGGACTTGGGAATGTTCATGCAAAATATCATGCTGCTTGCCCGCGAGTATGGATTGCATACCTGCCCTCAGGAGGCTTGGGCCCGTTGGCCGGAGACTTTGAAAGAACATCTTGATCTGGCGGACCATGAAATGTTGTTCTGTGGTTTGGCTCTCGGATTTAAAGATGAGTCGGCTGTTATAAATAATCTGGTCTCGGAGCGCGAAGAGCTTGATAATTTTGTCACTCTTCACGGCTTCCAATAA
- a CDS encoding TRAP transporter large permease, with the protein MDPLIIGLLAAIVVILLLATGMPVAFGLGLVSIAFLVFFEGLDSLTVIAETFFAGIGEFSLVSIPMFIVMGAAVASSPAGKDLFEALDRWLTRVPGGLIISNIGACSVFAALSGSSPATCAAIGKMGIPEMQKRGYPDSLATGAIAAGGTLGILIPPSVTMIVYGIATETSIGRLFLAGVLPGLLLTALFMAWAIFFAWRSGYDFREKIGSFSWRQKFEILPRVAPFLAIVVGILFVLYGGVATPSEAAGVGAFFCLVLVAVIYKIIQPKKIWEILSSSTRESVMILMIIGSSALFAYTLSSLFVTQSVAEYIAALDVNKWVLMGMINVFLLIAGFFLPPVAVIVMTAPILLPIIISAGFDPYWFAVILTINMEIGLITPPVGLNLYVINGIAPEISLPTILKGALPFMLCMIVGIVILCIFPEIATWLPTKIMG; encoded by the coding sequence ATGGATCCCCTTATTATTGGCCTGCTTGCTGCAATCGTTGTTATCCTTCTTCTTGCGACAGGGATGCCTGTAGCGTTTGGATTAGGTCTCGTATCCATCGCGTTCCTGGTTTTTTTCGAAGGCCTGGATAGTCTCACGGTTATTGCGGAAACGTTCTTTGCCGGTATCGGTGAGTTTTCACTGGTTTCTATTCCGATGTTTATTGTCATGGGGGCTGCGGTAGCGTCGTCACCTGCGGGTAAAGATCTTTTTGAGGCGCTTGATCGATGGCTGACGCGCGTACCAGGTGGATTAATAATCTCAAATATTGGCGCCTGCTCGGTTTTTGCCGCATTGAGTGGATCATCTCCGGCGACTTGTGCCGCCATAGGCAAGATGGGTATCCCGGAAATGCAAAAGCGGGGATACCCCGATAGTCTTGCAACAGGCGCCATAGCTGCCGGCGGGACGTTGGGCATATTGATACCGCCGTCGGTTACGATGATTGTCTATGGAATTGCGACGGAAACCTCTATTGGGCGGTTGTTTCTTGCCGGCGTTTTGCCAGGGCTGCTCCTAACAGCTTTATTCATGGCTTGGGCCATTTTCTTCGCCTGGCGGAGCGGCTATGATTTTCGCGAAAAAATCGGAAGTTTTTCCTGGCGCCAAAAATTTGAAATCCTTCCGCGTGTTGCACCGTTTTTGGCCATTGTAGTCGGTATTCTATTTGTCCTTTATGGTGGTGTCGCGACGCCGTCAGAGGCGGCCGGTGTTGGCGCATTCTTTTGCCTTGTTCTTGTCGCCGTGATTTACAAAATCATTCAACCAAAAAAGATTTGGGAAATCCTGAGTAGCTCAACACGTGAAAGCGTTATGATCTTGATGATTATCGGGTCGTCCGCCCTGTTTGCTTACACTTTATCCAGCCTATTCGTGACCCAGTCTGTCGCGGAATACATAGCGGCACTTGATGTGAATAAGTGGGTATTGATGGGCATGATCAATGTCTTTTTGCTGATCGCTGGATTCTTTTTGCCGCCCGTTGCCGTGATTGTCATGACGGCGCCAATATTGCTCCCTATAATAATTAGTGCAGGATTCGATCCTTACTGGTTTGCGGTTATCTTGACTATAAATATGGAAATCGGCTTGATTACGCCACCGGTGGGACTAAACCTGTATGTTATTAACGGAATTGCTCCTGAAATTTCACTGCCCACAATCTTGAAAGGCGCTCTTCCATTTATGCTTTGTATGATCGTTGGCATTGTAATTTTATGTATTTTTCCTGAGATTGCGACCTGGCTACCAACGAAAATTATGGGATAA
- a CDS encoding SDR family oxidoreductase, with translation MSEEKMLQGKVVVVTGAGRGIGRGIAIMAAEHGAKVVVNDLGGTEQGDGADQIPAMEVVKTIADAGGEAIANFGNVANADDAGQMIEDARSNFGSIDCIVNNAGILRDVIFHKMSEAEFDAVIAVHLKGSFNVSRAAAPYFREQQSGSFVHMTSTSGLIGNFGQANYAAAKLGIAGLSRSIALDMSRFGVRSNCISPFAWSRLIGTIPQGTDAERERVAKIQQMTPEKIAPLAVYLLANAAADITGQIFVVRNNEICLMSQPRPIRNLQASEGWTPETVASRFGPAVKSSLVPLERSGDVFCWDPV, from the coding sequence ATGTCAGAAGAGAAAATGCTTCAAGGTAAAGTAGTTGTTGTCACCGGCGCAGGTCGTGGGATTGGCCGTGGAATAGCGATTATGGCCGCTGAGCATGGCGCAAAAGTTGTTGTTAATGATCTTGGCGGAACAGAGCAGGGCGACGGTGCAGATCAAATTCCGGCGATGGAGGTTGTCAAGACAATCGCAGATGCGGGCGGAGAGGCGATTGCCAATTTCGGAAATGTGGCGAATGCTGACGATGCCGGTCAAATGATTGAAGATGCCCGCTCGAACTTTGGAAGTATTGATTGTATCGTCAATAATGCCGGTATTCTTCGGGATGTCATTTTTCACAAAATGTCAGAAGCGGAATTTGATGCAGTGATTGCAGTGCATCTGAAGGGAAGCTTCAATGTGAGCCGTGCTGCGGCACCCTATTTCAGGGAGCAGCAAAGTGGCTCATTCGTCCATATGACATCGACATCCGGATTGATCGGTAATTTTGGTCAGGCCAATTATGCGGCTGCAAAACTCGGTATTGCCGGCCTGTCTCGTTCAATTGCGCTTGATATGTCTCGTTTTGGTGTACGATCAAACTGTATTTCACCTTTTGCCTGGTCGCGCTTGATTGGTACTATTCCGCAAGGGACTGATGCAGAACGTGAGCGAGTTGCCAAAATTCAGCAAATGACACCTGAAAAAATTGCACCGCTTGCCGTGTATCTTTTGGCGAACGCTGCAGCGGATATCACAGGGCAAATATTTGTCGTCCGGAATAACGAAATCTGTCTAATGAGCCAACCACGCCCGATCCGGAATTTGCAGGCATCTGAAGGTTGGACACCGGAGACTGTCGCCTCGCGTTTCGGACCTGCGGTGAAATCCTCTCTCGTACCATTAGAGCGTTCCGGCGATGTATTTTGCTGGGATCCGGTGTAA
- the dctP gene encoding TRAP transporter substrate-binding protein DctP, translated as MKTKNIISKTVPLAIAVGVGLSALTGFTAQAETLKASHQWPGGKGDVRDEMVQIIAREVGNADVGIDVKVYPGKSLYKPKEQWGAMVKGQLDISAFPLAYAAGRHPEFDATLMPGLVKNHDHAMRLNSSPFMDDIKQIINDAGVVVLADAWLAGGFASKTTCITSPETMKGQVTRAAGKAFEQMLVGAGASIASMPSSEIYNAMQTGVLDAANTSSGSFVSYRIYEQAKCLTAPGDNALWFMYEPLLMSKKSYDKLTKEQQDALMAAGKVAEDFFFGAAKGLDDKLVKAYTDAGVEVVTMTPEQAKAWRDIANETSYKSFSEKVPGGDVLIKKALAVD; from the coding sequence ATGAAAACTAAAAATATTATATCAAAAACTGTACCCTTGGCGATCGCAGTTGGCGTCGGGCTTTCCGCATTGACAGGCTTCACAGCGCAAGCAGAAACATTAAAGGCATCGCATCAATGGCCTGGCGGTAAAGGCGATGTGCGTGACGAAATGGTACAGATCATTGCCCGTGAAGTGGGCAATGCAGATGTCGGTATTGATGTAAAAGTATATCCGGGAAAAAGCCTTTATAAGCCGAAGGAGCAATGGGGTGCAATGGTGAAGGGGCAGCTCGATATTTCGGCTTTCCCTTTGGCTTATGCCGCCGGACGCCACCCGGAATTTGACGCGACACTTATGCCGGGCCTCGTGAAAAATCACGATCATGCCATGCGCCTGAACAGTTCGCCCTTTATGGACGATATCAAGCAAATTATAAATGATGCGGGCGTTGTCGTATTGGCAGATGCCTGGCTGGCAGGTGGATTTGCCTCCAAAACAACATGTATTACAAGCCCCGAAACCATGAAAGGGCAAGTGACGCGCGCGGCGGGTAAAGCTTTTGAGCAAATGCTTGTTGGAGCAGGGGCTTCCATTGCTTCCATGCCGAGCTCAGAAATTTATAATGCAATGCAAACAGGCGTTCTCGATGCGGCTAACACGAGCTCCGGCAGTTTCGTTTCTTATCGAATTTACGAGCAGGCAAAATGTTTGACAGCACCGGGCGACAACGCCCTGTGGTTTATGTATGAGCCGCTTCTGATGTCCAAGAAAAGTTATGACAAGCTAACGAAAGAGCAACAGGATGCCTTAATGGCGGCTGGTAAAGTTGCTGAAGACTTTTTCTTTGGCGCCGCAAAGGGCCTCGATGACAAGCTTGTAAAAGCTTACACCGATGCTGGTGTTGAGGTTGTCACCATGACGCCGGAGCAAGCGAAAGCATGGCGCGATATCGCCAATGAAACATCATATAAATCCTTTTCAGAAAAAGTTCCGGGTGGTGATGTCCTGATCAAGAAAGCATTGGCCGTCGACTAA